A window of Bacteroidota bacterium contains these coding sequences:
- the purQ gene encoding phosphoribosylformylglycinamidine synthase subunit PurQ — MKFGVVVFPGSNCDEDMVYVLRNIMHQEVVKLWHKDHDLQNCDCIILPGGFSYGDYLRSGAIARFSPIMKEVIEFANKGGVVIGICNGFQILCESGLLPGALLHNNQHQFICKNIFIKAEHQDSLLTSQIPSTVVLKIPIAHGEGKYYTDDSTLASMEENGQILFRYCDENGKLTEASNPNGSLQGIAGICNASKNVFGMMPHPERAADVNLGNTDGKIIFESILNLVKA; from the coding sequence ATGAAATTCGGCGTTGTAGTATTTCCAGGCTCAAATTGCGATGAAGACATGGTATATGTCTTACGCAACATCATGCATCAGGAAGTTGTAAAACTCTGGCATAAGGATCATGATTTGCAAAATTGTGATTGCATCATTCTTCCCGGAGGATTTTCATACGGTGACTATCTTCGTTCAGGAGCAATTGCGCGCTTTTCTCCAATCATGAAAGAAGTGATTGAATTCGCGAATAAAGGGGGAGTAGTGATAGGCATTTGTAATGGATTTCAAATACTTTGTGAATCCGGATTATTACCGGGAGCATTACTTCACAATAACCAGCATCAATTTATTTGCAAAAATATTTTCATCAAAGCGGAGCATCAGGATTCATTGCTTACTTCACAAATTCCATCGACAGTTGTCTTGAAAATTCCGATTGCTCATGGAGAAGGAAAGTATTATACAGATGATAGTACTTTAGCATCTATGGAGGAAAATGGACAAATTTTATTCCGTTACTGCGATGAAAATGGAAAGCTTACAGAAGCGTCAAATCCAAACGGCTCTCTTCAGGGTATCGCTGGAATATGCAATGCATCAAAAAATGTATTTGGCATGATGCCACATCCGGAAAGAGCCGCAGATGTGAATCTTGGCAATACAGATGGAAAAATTATTTTTGAATCGATTTTAAATCTGGTAAAAGCATAA
- a CDS encoding RNA polymerase sigma factor — protein sequence MKSNLPFKELVCDESKPLRAFAMKLTQDHEEANDLVQDTLLKAIVNEEKFSEGTNLKGWLYTIMKNIFINKYRRAMKSNIFNDDTDNQYYINSSNNASRNEGDGNLVMKDVNNALSGLSENLRTPFLLSYTGYKYEEISQKLQIPLGTVKVRIHNARKELMQKLAVYRTK from the coding sequence ATGAAATCAAACCTGCCATTTAAAGAGCTCGTCTGTGATGAATCAAAACCTTTGCGCGCATTTGCAATGAAACTCACTCAGGATCATGAAGAGGCGAACGATTTGGTACAGGATACTTTGCTCAAAGCGATTGTGAATGAGGAAAAATTTTCAGAAGGAACAAACCTGAAGGGCTGGTTATACACAATCATGAAAAATATTTTCATCAACAAATACCGCCGGGCGATGAAATCAAATATTTTTAATGATGATACAGATAATCAGTATTATATCAACTCATCAAATAATGCGAGCAGAAATGAGGGTGATGGTAATCTGGTAATGAAGGATGTGAACAATGCTCTTTCCGGATTATCAGAAAATTTGCGCACTCCATTTTTACTGAGTTATACTGGGTACAAATACGAAGAAATTTCGCAGAAGCTCCAGATTCCACTGGGCACCGTAAAAGTCAGGATACACAATGCAAGAAAAGAGTTAATGCAAAAGCTTGCTGTATACAGAACTAAATAA
- the folE gene encoding GTP cyclohydrolase I FolE, which translates to MRIKTDLIDNQDFSSIEELLGEDHSSNSTETPLRNDAFNLSDEEKMEIIALKFRDIMNVLGLDLTDDSLKGTPKRVAKMFVQETFRGLNPKNFPSITLFENKYQYKQMLIEKNISVQSTCEHHFVPIIGNAHVAYISSGKVIGLSKLNRLVEYFSKRPQVQERLTVQIANELKNVLKTEDVAVFIEAEHLCVQSRGVKDIHSSTITSSYHGKFLSEATRREFLHVVNSNSGK; encoded by the coding sequence ATGCGCATTAAAACAGATTTGATTGACAATCAAGATTTTAGCTCAATAGAAGAGCTTTTAGGGGAAGACCATTCATCCAATAGCACCGAAACCCCGTTGCGAAATGACGCTTTCAATCTCTCTGATGAGGAGAAAATGGAGATTATAGCTCTGAAATTCAGGGATATAATGAATGTCCTGGGGCTGGATTTAACTGACGATAGTTTGAAAGGAACCCCTAAAAGGGTTGCGAAAATGTTCGTACAAGAAACATTTCGCGGATTGAATCCTAAAAATTTTCCATCTATCACACTTTTTGAAAATAAGTACCAGTACAAACAAATGTTGATTGAGAAAAACATCAGCGTTCAATCTACCTGTGAACATCATTTCGTTCCAATCATAGGAAATGCTCACGTTGCATACATTTCAAGCGGAAAAGTTATTGGATTATCAAAACTCAATCGGCTCGTTGAATATTTTTCCAAAAGACCACAGGTTCAGGAACGCTTGACCGTTCAAATTGCCAATGAACTAAAAAATGTATTGAAAACAGAAGATGTCGCTGTATTCATAGAAGCAGAACATCTTTGTGTTCAATCAAGAGGAGTAAAGGATATTCATAGCAGTACAATTACTTCTTCATATCATGGAAAATTTTTATCCGAAGCAACACGTCGGGAATTTTTGCATGTTGTTAATTCAAATTCCGGGAAATAA
- a CDS encoding MerR family transcriptional regulator — MAQYSIKDIEMMTGIKAHTLRIWEQRYNIPLPKRTSTNIRYYDDEDLRLLLNISLLNLHGHKISEITRFSDKEIRDLAINYSIRSEKHEVHIQSLMSTMINLDEQSFEKILSTSILQYGLPRTIIEVIFPFMNMLGVMWMTGTVNPAYEHFITNLVRQKLIVAIDGQVNTVSNKKKKCLLFLPEGESHEIGLLFANYMLRAAGHHTLYLGQNLPISDLQRVKEKYNPDIVFTSLTTGFPLLVAKGMISELNSFFPDSTILLTGRYFVDKLQELEGNVHYIQSIEDLKVFL; from the coding sequence ATGGCCCAGTATTCCATAAAAGATATTGAAATGATGACCGGTATAAAGGCTCATACGCTTCGTATTTGGGAGCAACGTTACAATATCCCATTACCAAAACGGACCTCAACCAATATCAGATATTACGATGACGAGGATCTCCGTTTGCTTTTAAATATTTCTCTTCTCAATCTTCACGGCCATAAGATTTCTGAAATTACCAGATTCAGTGATAAAGAAATCCGGGATCTTGCGATCAATTATTCTATTCGATCAGAAAAGCATGAAGTGCATATTCAGTCACTCATGTCTACGATGATCAACCTGGATGAACAGTCATTTGAGAAAATTCTTTCGACAAGTATTTTGCAATATGGATTGCCACGTACAATCATAGAAGTGATATTTCCATTTATGAATATGCTTGGTGTTATGTGGATGACCGGAACCGTGAATCCTGCTTATGAACATTTCATCACAAATCTGGTAAGACAAAAATTGATTGTCGCGATTGATGGCCAAGTCAATACTGTAAGTAATAAAAAGAAAAAATGTCTGTTATTTTTACCGGAAGGAGAGAGTCATGAAATTGGTTTGTTGTTTGCCAATTACATGTTGCGTGCGGCCGGTCATCATACTCTATATCTTGGACAGAATTTACCAATTTCGGATCTGCAACGTGTAAAAGAAAAATACAATCCGGATATTGTTTTTACCTCCCTCACTACCGGATTTCCATTATTGGTAGCGAAAGGCATGATCAGTGAGCTCAATTCCTTTTTCCCTGATTCAACAATACTGCTTACCGGTCGTTATTTCGTTGATAAACTACAGGAACTTGAAGGAAACGTTCATTACATACAATCTATCGAGGACTTGAAAGTCTTTCTTTAA
- a CDS encoding M4 family metallopeptidase: MKKIYAGVLIALMNFTGINLYAETRLSGIQANAIVKGAGEIILSENSTIPSFINFSENALPAAGDPDLWLRLNFGMSPDFGLTLLSKDNDQIGFEHSRYQQTFNGLPIEGTMWLVHAKNGKIQSMNGVLFPNLKVATTTVLGETDALGKALSKIGATKYKWQSADEEAWLKKEQNDPAASFFPKGQLCYAYDSRKPESRAYHLSYRFDIYAAEPMSRTYVFVDAVTGEIVDTQDRIQEVNTSATAITGYAGTQTIMTDSFNGSYRLREAGRGAGQGMETYDMQRGTNYANAIDFTNATTTWNNVNANKDQYATDAHLATEKTYDYYYTTFGRNSINNAGFKLLSYIHYSTNYVNAFWDGTRMTYGDGNATYTPLTSLDIGGHEITHGLTSYTANLTYSYESGALNESFSDCFGTAVEWYADPSRADWLIGEDIGAAFRSHSNPNAYGQPDTYLGTSWYTGTGDNGGVHTNSGVQNYWFYLLSVGGSGTNDIGNAYSVTGIGISKAAAIAFRTLTVYLTSSSVYSDARTYSIQAATDLYGACSAEVIATTNAWYAVGIGAAGTGGPATVTAGGSTTICSGSSVNLTANASSSSTYQWNRNSTPIGGATSSTYTANQAGTYTVTTTGGCGAATFTSNAVTVNVIQLTPTVSPSGSVSGCSNVLLSANNTAGYGIQWNLNGAPIGGANASTYSATQNGNYSFTLSATTTAPQSNSTSSVVSIPDNTCTAPAVSGIVVSGLPTTFPTSGITISINVTHTYDGDLVLMLEAPNGDVLGLSNQAGGSGDNFTNTVFSDAGANTVTTGTAPFTGTFKPWASAITSCTNSTKTSFASIGNGTMNPNGTWNLRVYDRAGADVGTINSWTINFPATTNPTPNCGPATSPVTAVTIGGGLSVSAGTYSPVCVNAAAVTLSGTPAGGTFSGTGVSGNSFNPAVGAGTYTINYSYTDVGTGCTGSNSTTITVNPLPTVNAGTYSAVCANSALVNLTGSPAGGTFSGTGVSGNTFNPSVGAGTYSINYSYSSGGCSNSASTNITVNALPSVSAGTYGAVCSNAAAVSLSGTPAGGVFSGTGVSGSSFNPSVGAGTYSISYAYTNANGCSNSASTSITVNAAPTVNAGTYSAVCSNAAAVALSGTPSGGTFSGTGVSGSSFNPAIGPGTYNITYSYSAANGCSASATTSITVNPIPSVSAGTYSPVCSNSSAITLSGTPAGGTFSGTGVSGNTFNPAIGAGSYTITYVYSSGGCTNSATTTITVNAGPTVNAGSYSPTCSNSGLVSLTGSPAGGVFSGTGVSGSSFNPSVGAGSYTITYTYNNGTCSSSATTIIDVYDAPAVSAGTYNAVCTNSGTVSLTGSPAGGTFSGTGVTGNSFNPATGVGTYTINYSYTNANGCVSAASTTITVNALPTVNAGTYAAVCNTDGLVTLSGTPAGGTFSGTSVSGNTFNPAIGVGTYTITYTYSNGGCTNSANTTITVQTCGGCTSAPLAPGSITSATVFCRSSIGNTASIAAVSGATSYNWTLPSGYTITAGQGTTAITFRLNNTVSAGSICVTASNACGTSPSTCKSISSQNTPGTPGAISGNLVGACAGSTQTYSVAAVTNATSYAWSVPSGSTIISGQGTRTIQFTLPAVFTSGTISVNASNSCGTSANRSTTIRSVPTTPGGITGQANNLCNLSAVPYSINAVSGATSYTWTVPAGAAVTSGQGTNSVVVRFGNPVTGSVCVTANNACGSSIARCLTVTGVPARPASISGSASVCTGQTGLTYSCATQSGVTYNWTVPTGASIVSGQGTGTISVNWGSNSGTVRVVASNSCGSATSRSLTVSINCRLSGTVSADEFNLFPNPSADKFSCTFTSDKMAPVFLTVTDLTGRPLIIQQVQAQSGNNQVDLNMTDFADGIYLLQLRTADGEEKIIRMIKQ; the protein is encoded by the coding sequence ATGAAAAAAATCTACGCTGGAGTCCTCATCGCATTGATGAACTTCACAGGAATTAATCTGTATGCCGAAACCCGTTTATCAGGGATTCAGGCAAATGCAATTGTAAAAGGTGCCGGTGAAATTATTCTTTCGGAAAATTCCACTATTCCTTCATTTATTAATTTCAGCGAAAACGCCTTGCCTGCAGCAGGCGATCCTGATTTATGGTTGCGTTTGAATTTTGGAATGAGCCCTGATTTTGGTTTAACCCTTTTGTCAAAAGATAACGACCAAATTGGTTTTGAGCATTCCCGATACCAGCAAACCTTCAATGGACTTCCTATCGAAGGCACCATGTGGCTGGTGCATGCTAAAAACGGAAAGATCCAGTCAATGAATGGCGTATTGTTTCCAAATCTTAAAGTTGCGACCACTACCGTGTTGGGAGAAACCGATGCGCTTGGAAAAGCACTTTCAAAAATCGGAGCCACAAAATACAAATGGCAATCAGCAGACGAAGAAGCGTGGTTGAAGAAAGAACAAAATGATCCTGCTGCAAGTTTTTTCCCGAAGGGACAACTTTGTTATGCATACGATTCCCGCAAACCCGAATCAAGAGCTTATCATCTGTCTTACCGATTTGACATATATGCCGCTGAACCGATGAGTCGTACATATGTTTTTGTCGATGCGGTAACAGGGGAAATTGTTGATACGCAAGACCGCATTCAGGAAGTTAATACAAGTGCTACTGCAATTACAGGTTATGCAGGTACCCAAACGATCATGACCGACAGCTTCAACGGAAGTTATCGTTTGCGCGAAGCGGGTCGTGGGGCTGGCCAGGGAATGGAAACTTACGACATGCAGCGTGGCACCAACTATGCCAACGCAATTGACTTTACAAATGCAACGACCACCTGGAATAATGTGAATGCCAACAAAGATCAGTACGCTACTGATGCTCATTTAGCCACAGAAAAGACCTATGATTATTATTATACAACATTTGGTCGCAACAGTATTAACAATGCCGGTTTTAAACTTTTGAGTTATATTCACTACAGCACCAATTATGTGAATGCCTTCTGGGATGGCACGCGAATGACATACGGAGATGGAAATGCAACGTACACTCCACTTACTTCTCTCGATATTGGCGGGCATGAAATTACGCATGGTCTCACGAGCTACACTGCAAACCTCACTTACTCCTACGAATCCGGAGCATTGAATGAATCCTTCAGTGATTGTTTTGGTACGGCAGTTGAATGGTATGCTGATCCGTCTCGTGCAGACTGGCTGATCGGAGAAGACATTGGTGCTGCATTCCGTTCTCATAGCAATCCAAATGCTTATGGACAGCCTGACACTTATTTAGGTACAAGCTGGTACACAGGAACCGGTGACAATGGCGGTGTGCACACAAACAGCGGTGTACAGAATTACTGGTTTTATCTTCTTTCCGTAGGAGGAAGTGGAACTAATGATATTGGCAATGCATATTCAGTAACCGGTATCGGAATTTCTAAAGCTGCCGCCATTGCATTCCGTACGCTCACTGTTTATCTCACTTCTTCTTCCGTATACTCGGATGCCAGAACATATTCCATCCAGGCTGCAACAGATTTATATGGTGCATGCTCCGCTGAAGTTATCGCAACGACAAATGCATGGTATGCAGTTGGTATTGGTGCGGCAGGAACAGGCGGACCTGCAACTGTTACTGCTGGTGGTTCCACAACCATTTGTAGTGGTAGTTCAGTAAATTTGACCGCAAATGCTTCCTCCAGTTCAACATATCAGTGGAACAGGAACAGCACACCAATTGGTGGCGCTACCTCTTCAACTTACACAGCTAACCAGGCCGGTACCTATACTGTAACAACTACAGGTGGATGTGGTGCTGCAACCTTTACCTCCAACGCGGTTACTGTAAACGTGATTCAGCTTACCCCAACAGTTTCACCTTCTGGTTCTGTTTCAGGTTGTAGTAATGTTTTGCTCAGTGCAAATAACACTGCAGGGTACGGAATCCAATGGAATCTGAACGGAGCTCCTATTGGTGGCGCGAATGCTTCAACTTATTCAGCAACACAGAACGGGAATTACTCCTTCACACTTTCCGCTACAACAACAGCTCCGCAAAGCAACAGTACATCTTCTGTAGTATCCATTCCGGATAACACTTGTACTGCACCTGCTGTCAGCGGAATCGTTGTCAGTGGATTGCCGACAACATTTCCAACATCAGGAATTACAATCAGTATCAATGTCACTCACACCTACGATGGTGATCTGGTCTTAATGTTAGAAGCTCCCAATGGAGATGTCCTCGGTTTGAGTAATCAGGCCGGAGGTTCCGGTGATAATTTTACAAATACTGTATTTTCTGACGCGGGAGCTAACACTGTTACTACAGGGACTGCTCCATTTACAGGGACATTTAAACCCTGGGCCTCCGCGATTACTTCCTGTACCAACTCCACAAAAACATCCTTTGCTTCAATCGGAAACGGAACTATGAATCCGAATGGAACATGGAACCTCCGTGTTTATGACAGAGCCGGTGCTGATGTCGGTACAATCAATAGCTGGACAATTAATTTCCCTGCAACAACGAATCCAACACCCAATTGCGGACCGGCAACTTCACCGGTAACTGCCGTTACGATTGGCGGTGGACTTTCCGTAAGTGCAGGAACGTATTCTCCGGTTTGTGTAAATGCTGCTGCAGTTACACTCTCAGGAACACCGGCAGGTGGTACCTTTAGTGGTACTGGTGTAAGCGGAAATTCTTTCAATCCTGCTGTGGGAGCAGGAACATACACCATCAACTATAGCTATACAGATGTAGGAACAGGTTGTACCGGAAGCAATTCAACAACCATTACTGTGAATCCATTGCCAACAGTAAATGCAGGAACTTATTCTGCTGTTTGTGCAAACAGCGCATTGGTAAATCTTACAGGATCACCTGCAGGCGGAACATTTAGCGGTACCGGTGTGAGCGGAAATACATTCAACCCGTCTGTAGGAGCAGGAACTTACTCCATAAATTATTCCTACAGTTCCGGCGGCTGTTCAAATTCAGCAAGCACAAACATCACCGTAAATGCTCTGCCATCAGTAAGCGCCGGAACTTATGGTGCTGTTTGTTCAAATGCTGCTGCTGTTTCTCTTTCCGGTACTCCTGCAGGCGGAGTATTTTCTGGTACAGGAGTAAGTGGCTCTTCGTTTAACCCTTCAGTGGGAGCAGGAACTTATTCAATCAGCTATGCATACACAAATGCAAACGGTTGTTCAAATAGTGCATCCACTTCCATTACTGTGAATGCAGCACCTACAGTGAATGCCGGTACATATTCCGCTGTTTGTTCAAATGCTGCCGCTGTTGCACTTTCAGGAACTCCTTCCGGTGGTACATTCAGTGGAACAGGTGTAAGTGGTTCATCGTTTAATCCGGCTATTGGCCCGGGAACCTATAACATTACCTATTCTTATTCCGCTGCAAACGGATGTTCTGCCTCTGCAACAACTTCGATCACGGTTAATCCGATACCATCAGTTAGTGCAGGAACCTATTCTCCTGTTTGTTCCAATAGTTCTGCGATCACATTATCAGGAACTCCCGCAGGCGGAACATTCAGCGGCACAGGTGTGAGTGGAAATACGTTTAACCCTGCTATAGGTGCTGGTAGTTATACAATCACATATGTTTATTCATCCGGAGGCTGTACAAATTCAGCAACAACTACTATCACAGTGAATGCAGGACCGACTGTGAATGCAGGTTCCTATTCTCCTACATGTTCGAATAGTGGTTTGGTTTCTTTGACAGGTTCTCCTGCCGGTGGAGTATTCAGCGGTACGGGTGTGAGTGGCTCTTCATTTAATCCTTCTGTGGGAGCAGGATCATACACGATTACCTACACTTATAATAATGGAACCTGTTCCAGTTCGGCGACAACAATTATTGATGTATATGATGCCCCTGCAGTTAGCGCAGGAACATACAATGCCGTTTGTACAAACAGCGGAACTGTTAGTTTGACAGGATCACCTGCAGGTGGTACATTTAGCGGTACCGGTGTGACCGGAAACTCATTTAACCCGGCAACAGGTGTTGGAACCTACACCATTAATTATTCCTATACGAATGCGAATGGTTGTGTGAGCGCGGCTTCAACAACGATCACAGTCAATGCTCTTCCAACAGTTAATGCAGGAACATATGCCGCGGTTTGCAACACAGACGGATTGGTCACACTCAGTGGTACTCCGGCCGGTGGAACATTCAGTGGTACGAGTGTAAGTGGAAATACATTTAATCCGGCAATTGGTGTCGGTACTTATACTATCACTTATACTTATAGTAATGGCGGCTGTACAAATTCAGCAAATACAACAATCACTGTACAGACTTGTGGTGGATGTACCTCCGCGCCTCTGGCTCCAGGAAGTATCACTTCGGCTACTGTCTTCTGTCGTTCCTCTATCGGGAATACTGCATCTATCGCTGCTGTGAGCGGAGCGACTTCTTACAACTGGACATTACCTTCCGGTTATACTATTACTGCAGGACAAGGAACAACTGCGATCACTTTCCGGTTGAATAATACAGTATCGGCGGGTAGCATTTGTGTGACTGCGTCCAACGCGTGTGGTACAAGTCCTTCTACATGCAAATCTATTTCATCACAAAATACTCCCGGAACACCGGGTGCCATTTCCGGTAACCTGGTTGGTGCATGCGCCGGGTCAACACAAACTTACTCCGTCGCTGCCGTAACCAATGCAACTTCTTATGCCTGGTCGGTGCCTTCAGGGTCAACGATTATCAGTGGCCAGGGTACGCGAACTATTCAATTCACACTTCCTGCTGTATTTACTTCAGGAACCATCAGTGTGAATGCCAGCAACTCTTGCGGTACCAGTGCAAACAGATCAACCACTATCCGTTCCGTACCAACTACACCGGGCGGAATCACCGGACAGGCAAACAATCTGTGTAATCTCTCCGCAGTTCCATATTCAATTAATGCTGTGAGCGGAGCAACTTCATATACATGGACTGTTCCTGCAGGGGCGGCAGTAACGTCCGGACAAGGCACTAACTCTGTTGTCGTACGATTTGGAAATCCTGTAACAGGATCAGTTTGTGTCACTGCCAACAATGCATGCGGAAGTAGCATTGCACGTTGTCTCACTGTAACAGGAGTTCCGGCAAGGCCAGCATCCATCAGCGGTTCAGCATCTGTTTGTACCGGCCAAACCGGATTGACATACAGTTGTGCAACACAAAGCGGAGTGACCTACAACTGGACTGTACCAACGGGCGCCAGCATTGTAAGCGGACAAGGTACAGGAACAATTAGCGTCAATTGGGGAAGTAATTCAGGAACTGTAAGGGTCGTTGCTTCCAATTCTTGTGGATCGGCAACATCAAGATCGTTAACAGTTTCCATCAATTGCAGACTCTCAGGAACCGTTAGTGCTGATGAATTCAATTTATTCCCGAATCCTTCTGCGGACAAGTTCAGCTGCACTTTCACTTCGGATAAAATGGCTCCTGTTTTTCTTACTGTTACAGATTTGACTGGAAGACCTCTCATAATTCAGCAAGTGCAGGCGCAATCCGGAAACAATCAGGTGGATCTTAACATGACTGATTTTGCTGACGGAATTTATCTGCTTCAGTTACGTACAGCGGATGGCGAAGAAAAGATCATCCGAATGATTAAGCAATAA